In Sorghum bicolor cultivar BTx623 chromosome 8, Sorghum_bicolor_NCBIv3, whole genome shotgun sequence, one genomic interval encodes:
- the LOC110437501 gene encoding uncharacterized protein LOC110437501: MEDEPTPNNYGDTTMLPFPRKKKDGNEQFLRFVEMVEKTLVSVPLMDVLHIPSYSKFIKDIINNKRPLPSTEVVKLTEECSVAILNELPEKKQDPGCPTISCSIGAQQFDHALCDLGMSVSVMSKSVFYRLNFTNLEATTMTLQLVDSSVWYPVGIAQDIPIKIIGYYVPADFVVLNMELTKETPLIKGRPFLSTTGAQIDVGAGEICFNINGQEEKFKFRSRRQQDCNMIRILYGPNPQGIRQVEI, encoded by the coding sequence ATGGAAGACGAGCCGACCCCAAACAACTATGGGGACACCACGATGCTACCCTTtccgaggaagaagaaggatggaaaTGAACAGTTCCTCCGCTTCGTGGAAATGGTCGAAAAGACGCTCGTCAGTGTACCATTGATGGATGTCTTGCATATTCCGTCCTACTCTAAGTTCATcaaggacatcatcaacaataaGCGACCATTGCCGTCCACTGAAGttgtcaagctgacagaagaatgtagcgtAGCTATACTCAATGAGCTGCCCGAGAAGAAGCAGGATCCTGGGTGCCCCACAATCTCTTGCTCAATAGGGGCCCAGCAATTCGACCATGCCCTATGTGATTTGGGGATGAGTGTGAGCGTCATGTCGAAATCAGTCTTTTACAGGCTGAACTTCACCAACTTGGAGGCAACCACCATGACACTCCAGTTGGTAGACTCGTCAGTCTGGTACCCGGTAGGGATTGCTCAAGACATCCCTATTAAGATCATAGGATACTATGTTCCagcagattttgtggtgctcaaCATGGAGCTCACTAAAGAAACACCACTAATCAAAGGAAGACCATTCTTGAGTACGACTGGAGCACAGATTGATGTTGGGGCTGGAGAAATCTGCTTCAACATTAATGGCCAAGAAGAGAAGTTCAAGTTCAGGTCACGCCGTCAACAAGATTGCAACATGATACGCATCCTCTATGGGCCAAACCCCCAAGGCATTAGGCAGGTTGAGATCTAG